In Cygnus olor isolate bCygOlo1 chromosome 12, bCygOlo1.pri.v2, whole genome shotgun sequence, one DNA window encodes the following:
- the ADGRG5 gene encoding adhesion G-protein coupled receptor G5 isoform X2 encodes MTTLLLTTLVLCFAESVLPCQDIEDIQNFTLHLAEGLEQHSPQYNRDRLNQLEQVLACRKPGKEGWHFKAKLVETHVFSITADSFKGLNLTSSTQAQKKGRSMAQFEHAIRFPEELMRGIRAQEEQTLVCIYIHSSYIFLDKQNSSVLNNHILGAFLKNRTVTGLRRPVEIQFWHNMVLDASNATCVFWVPGADAGSAGSWSSEGCETQHKEGTVVCLCNHLTYFAVLMVHNPSSLPVFPLLSSPGSSVGMWVCVGVRGGVEGAMRGGFCKKIPPPPPFSQLVGAVWDLPVAHPILTSLGQIQAQNLSQRELESLTYISTVGCSISATATFCTLLLCCFFRRWPQDNTTRIHMNLLAALFLLNGSFLLSKPLATSTKGPCRAAAALLHGSLLCSLAWMGAEAFHLYLLLVKVYNIYIQQYLLKLCLFAWASTWPPGLPTLVVMAVLIFSGETYGYHVISTTDGYKNMNMCWLTSQLAHKVTLCYAGLILLFNMLMLVAVVAMLRRIQRQKGQARRDWATVLGLTCLLGTTWGLAFFSFGVFLIPQLYLFTILNSLQGLFICLWYLTTYRRSKSSSDSSTSR; translated from the exons ATGACCACCCTGCTGCTGACCACCCTTgtcctctgctttgctgagtCTGTCTTGCCATGCCAAG ACATAGAGGATATACAGAACTTCACGCTCCACCTGGctgaggggctggagcagcacagcccccagTACAACCGGGACAG GTTAAATCAGCTTGAGCAGGTGCTAGCCTGCAGAAAACCTGGCAAGGAGGGATGGCACTTCAAGGCCAAACTGGTCGAGACCCATGTGTTTAGTATCACGGCAGACAGCTTCAAAGGTTTAAATCTCACCAGCAGTACG CAGGCACAGAAAAAGGGGCGAAGCATGGCACAGTTCGAGCACGCCATAAGATTCCCAGAGGAGCTCATGCGGGGCATCCGGGCACAGGAGGAGCAGACGCTCGTCTGCATTTACATCCACAGTTCTTACATCTTCCTG GATAAGCAGAACAGCTCTGTACTGAACAACCACATCCTGGGAGCCTTCCTGAAGAACAGGACCGTGACTGGGCTCAGGAGACCTGTGGAGATCCAGTTCTGGCACAACATGGTGCTG GATGCCTCCAATGCAACCTGTGTCTTCTGGGTGCCTGGAGCTG ACGCCGGCAGTGCAGGCAGCTGGAGTAGTGAGGGCTGCGAGACCCAGCACAAAGAGGGCACCGTTGTCTGCCTCTGCAACCACCTCACCTACTTTGCCGTCTTGATGGTCCACaacccttcttcccttcccGTCTTCCCCCTGCTTAGCTCTCCAGGCAGCTCAGTGGGGATGTGGGTGTGCGTGGGTGTGCGTGGGGGTGTAGAGGGTGCTATGAGGGGTGGTTTTTGCAAGaagattccccccccccccccattctcCCAGCTGGTGGGTGCTGTGTGGGACCTTCCTGTGGCTCACCCCATCCTTACCTCTCTTGGGCAGATCCAGGCACAAAACCTGAGCCAGCGTGAACTGGAGTCTCTCACCTACATCAGCACAGTGGGCTGCTCCATCTCAGCCACTGCCACCTTCTGcaccctcctgctctgctgcttcttcag GCGCTGGCCGCAGGACAACACGACCAGGATCCACATGAATCTCCTGGCTGCGCTGTTCCTGCTCAATGGCAGCTTCCTGCTGAGCAAGCCGCTGGCCACCAGCACCAAGGGGCCCTGCCGGGccgctgctgccctgctccatggaagcctcctctgctccctggcaTGGATGGGTGCCGAGGCCTTCCACCTCTACCTCCTCCTCGTCAAGGTCTACAACATCTACATTCAGCAATACCTCCTCAAGCTCTGCCTCTTTGCTTGGG CCTCTACTTGGCCCCCAGGTCTGCCCACGCTGGTTGTGATGGCTGTTCTGATCTTCAGTGGAGAAACCTATGGGTACCATGTCATCAGCACCACTGACGGCTACAAGAATATGAACAT GTGCTGGCTCACCAGCCAGCTGGCCCACAAGGTCACCCTCTGCTATGCTGGCCTCATCCTGCTCTTCAACATGCTGATGCTGGTGGCCGTGGTAGCAATGCTGAGGAGGATCCAGCGCCAGAAGGGGCAGGCGAGAAGGGACTGGGCAACGGTGCTGGGGCTCACCTGCCTGCTGGGAACCACCTGGGGGCTGGCCTTCTTCAGCTTTGGCGTCTTTCTCATCCCCCAGCTCTACCTCTTCACTATCCTCAACTCCCTGCAAG GTCTCTTCATCTGCCTGTGGTACCTCACCACATACCGCCGCAGCAAGTCCAGCTCTGACAGCAGCACCTCCAGATAA
- the ADGRG5 gene encoding adhesion G-protein coupled receptor G5 isoform X5, with protein sequence MTTLLLTTLVLCFAESVLPCQDIEDIQNFTLHLAEGLEQHSPQYNRDRLNQLEQVLACRKPGKEGWHFKAKLVETHVFSITADSFKGLNLTSSTQAQKKGRSMAQFEHAIRFPEELMRGIRAQEEQTLVCIYIHSSYIFLDKQNSSVLNNHILGAFLKNRTVTGLRRPVEIQFWHNMVLDASNATCVFWVPGADAGSAGSWSSEGCETQHKEGTVVCLCNHLTYFAVLMIQAQNLSQRELESLTYISTVGCSISATATFCTLLLCCFFRRWPQDNTTRIHMNLLAALFLLNGSFLLSKPLATSTKGPCRAAAALLHGSLLCSLAWMGAEAFHLYLLLVKVYNIYIQQYLLKLCLFAWGLPTLVVMAVLIFSGETYGYHVISTTDGYKNMNMCWLTSQLAHKVTLCYAGLILLFNMLMLVAVVAMLRRIQRQKGQARRDWATVLGLTCLLGTTWGLAFFSFGVFLIPQLYLFTILNSLQGLFICLWYLTTYRRSKSSSDSSTSR encoded by the exons ATGACCACCCTGCTGCTGACCACCCTTgtcctctgctttgctgagtCTGTCTTGCCATGCCAAG ACATAGAGGATATACAGAACTTCACGCTCCACCTGGctgaggggctggagcagcacagcccccagTACAACCGGGACAG GTTAAATCAGCTTGAGCAGGTGCTAGCCTGCAGAAAACCTGGCAAGGAGGGATGGCACTTCAAGGCCAAACTGGTCGAGACCCATGTGTTTAGTATCACGGCAGACAGCTTCAAAGGTTTAAATCTCACCAGCAGTACG CAGGCACAGAAAAAGGGGCGAAGCATGGCACAGTTCGAGCACGCCATAAGATTCCCAGAGGAGCTCATGCGGGGCATCCGGGCACAGGAGGAGCAGACGCTCGTCTGCATTTACATCCACAGTTCTTACATCTTCCTG GATAAGCAGAACAGCTCTGTACTGAACAACCACATCCTGGGAGCCTTCCTGAAGAACAGGACCGTGACTGGGCTCAGGAGACCTGTGGAGATCCAGTTCTGGCACAACATGGTGCTG GATGCCTCCAATGCAACCTGTGTCTTCTGGGTGCCTGGAGCTG ACGCCGGCAGTGCAGGCAGCTGGAGTAGTGAGGGCTGCGAGACCCAGCACAAAGAGGGCACCGTTGTCTGCCTCTGCAACCACCTCACCTACTTTGCCGTCTTGATG ATCCAGGCACAAAACCTGAGCCAGCGTGAACTGGAGTCTCTCACCTACATCAGCACAGTGGGCTGCTCCATCTCAGCCACTGCCACCTTCTGcaccctcctgctctgctgcttcttcag GCGCTGGCCGCAGGACAACACGACCAGGATCCACATGAATCTCCTGGCTGCGCTGTTCCTGCTCAATGGCAGCTTCCTGCTGAGCAAGCCGCTGGCCACCAGCACCAAGGGGCCCTGCCGGGccgctgctgccctgctccatggaagcctcctctgctccctggcaTGGATGGGTGCCGAGGCCTTCCACCTCTACCTCCTCCTCGTCAAGGTCTACAACATCTACATTCAGCAATACCTCCTCAAGCTCTGCCTCTTTGCTTGGG GTCTGCCCACGCTGGTTGTGATGGCTGTTCTGATCTTCAGTGGAGAAACCTATGGGTACCATGTCATCAGCACCACTGACGGCTACAAGAATATGAACAT GTGCTGGCTCACCAGCCAGCTGGCCCACAAGGTCACCCTCTGCTATGCTGGCCTCATCCTGCTCTTCAACATGCTGATGCTGGTGGCCGTGGTAGCAATGCTGAGGAGGATCCAGCGCCAGAAGGGGCAGGCGAGAAGGGACTGGGCAACGGTGCTGGGGCTCACCTGCCTGCTGGGAACCACCTGGGGGCTGGCCTTCTTCAGCTTTGGCGTCTTTCTCATCCCCCAGCTCTACCTCTTCACTATCCTCAACTCCCTGCAAG GTCTCTTCATCTGCCTGTGGTACCTCACCACATACCGCCGCAGCAAGTCCAGCTCTGACAGCAGCACCTCCAGATAA
- the ADGRG5 gene encoding adhesion G-protein coupled receptor G5 isoform X3 has translation MTTLLLTTLVLCFAESVLPCQDIEDIQNFTLHLAEGLEQHSPQYNRDRLNQLEQVLACRKPGKEGWHFKAKLVETHVFSITADSFKGLNLTSSTQAQKKGRSMAQFEHAIRFPEELMRGIRAQEEQTLVCIYIHSSYIFLDKQNSSVLNNHILGAFLKNRTVTGLRRPVEIQFWHNMVLDASNATCVFWVPGADAGSAGSWSSEGCETQHKEGTVVCLCNHLTYFAVLMVHNPSSLPVFPLLSSPGSSVGMWVCVGVRGGVEGAMRGGFCKKIPPPPPFSQLVGAVWDLPVAHPILTSLGQIQAQNLSQRELESLTYISTVGCSISATATFCTLLLCCFFRRWPQDNTTRIHMNLLAALFLLNGSFLLSKPLATSTKGPCRAAAALLHGSLLCSLAWMGAEAFHLYLLLVKVYNIYIQQYLLKLCLFAWGLPTLVVMAVLIFSGETYGYHVISTTDGYKNMNMCWLTSQLAHKVTLCYAGLILLFNMLMLVAVVAMLRRIQRQKGQARRDWATVLGLTCLLGTTWGLAFFSFGVFLIPQLYLFTILNSLQGLFICLWYLTTYRRSKSSSDSSTSR, from the exons ATGACCACCCTGCTGCTGACCACCCTTgtcctctgctttgctgagtCTGTCTTGCCATGCCAAG ACATAGAGGATATACAGAACTTCACGCTCCACCTGGctgaggggctggagcagcacagcccccagTACAACCGGGACAG GTTAAATCAGCTTGAGCAGGTGCTAGCCTGCAGAAAACCTGGCAAGGAGGGATGGCACTTCAAGGCCAAACTGGTCGAGACCCATGTGTTTAGTATCACGGCAGACAGCTTCAAAGGTTTAAATCTCACCAGCAGTACG CAGGCACAGAAAAAGGGGCGAAGCATGGCACAGTTCGAGCACGCCATAAGATTCCCAGAGGAGCTCATGCGGGGCATCCGGGCACAGGAGGAGCAGACGCTCGTCTGCATTTACATCCACAGTTCTTACATCTTCCTG GATAAGCAGAACAGCTCTGTACTGAACAACCACATCCTGGGAGCCTTCCTGAAGAACAGGACCGTGACTGGGCTCAGGAGACCTGTGGAGATCCAGTTCTGGCACAACATGGTGCTG GATGCCTCCAATGCAACCTGTGTCTTCTGGGTGCCTGGAGCTG ACGCCGGCAGTGCAGGCAGCTGGAGTAGTGAGGGCTGCGAGACCCAGCACAAAGAGGGCACCGTTGTCTGCCTCTGCAACCACCTCACCTACTTTGCCGTCTTGATGGTCCACaacccttcttcccttcccGTCTTCCCCCTGCTTAGCTCTCCAGGCAGCTCAGTGGGGATGTGGGTGTGCGTGGGTGTGCGTGGGGGTGTAGAGGGTGCTATGAGGGGTGGTTTTTGCAAGaagattccccccccccccccattctcCCAGCTGGTGGGTGCTGTGTGGGACCTTCCTGTGGCTCACCCCATCCTTACCTCTCTTGGGCAGATCCAGGCACAAAACCTGAGCCAGCGTGAACTGGAGTCTCTCACCTACATCAGCACAGTGGGCTGCTCCATCTCAGCCACTGCCACCTTCTGcaccctcctgctctgctgcttcttcag GCGCTGGCCGCAGGACAACACGACCAGGATCCACATGAATCTCCTGGCTGCGCTGTTCCTGCTCAATGGCAGCTTCCTGCTGAGCAAGCCGCTGGCCACCAGCACCAAGGGGCCCTGCCGGGccgctgctgccctgctccatggaagcctcctctgctccctggcaTGGATGGGTGCCGAGGCCTTCCACCTCTACCTCCTCCTCGTCAAGGTCTACAACATCTACATTCAGCAATACCTCCTCAAGCTCTGCCTCTTTGCTTGGG GTCTGCCCACGCTGGTTGTGATGGCTGTTCTGATCTTCAGTGGAGAAACCTATGGGTACCATGTCATCAGCACCACTGACGGCTACAAGAATATGAACAT GTGCTGGCTCACCAGCCAGCTGGCCCACAAGGTCACCCTCTGCTATGCTGGCCTCATCCTGCTCTTCAACATGCTGATGCTGGTGGCCGTGGTAGCAATGCTGAGGAGGATCCAGCGCCAGAAGGGGCAGGCGAGAAGGGACTGGGCAACGGTGCTGGGGCTCACCTGCCTGCTGGGAACCACCTGGGGGCTGGCCTTCTTCAGCTTTGGCGTCTTTCTCATCCCCCAGCTCTACCTCTTCACTATCCTCAACTCCCTGCAAG GTCTCTTCATCTGCCTGTGGTACCTCACCACATACCGCCGCAGCAAGTCCAGCTCTGACAGCAGCACCTCCAGATAA
- the ADGRG5 gene encoding adhesion G-protein coupled receptor G5 isoform X1, whose translation MTTLLLTTLVLCFAESVLPCQDIEDIQNFTLHLAEGLEQHSPQYNRDRLNQLEQVLACRKPGKEGWHFKAKLVETHVFSITADSFKGLNLTSSTQAQKKGRSMAQFEHAIRFPEELMRGIRAQEEQTLVCIYIHSSYIFLDKQNSSVLNNHILGAFLKNRTVTGLRRPVEIQFWHNMVLDASNATCVFWVPGADAGSAGSWSSEGCETQHKEGTVVCLCNHLTYFAVLMVHNPSSLPVFPLLSSPGSSVGMWVCVGVRGGVEGAMRGGFCKKIPPPPPFSQLVGAVWDLPVAHPILTSLGQIQAQNLSQRELESLTYISTVGCSISATATFCTLLLCCFFRRWPQDNTTRIHMNLLAALFLLNGSFLLSKPLATSTKGPCRAAAALLHGSLLCSLAWMGAEAFHLYLLLVKVYNIYIQQYLLKLCLFAWGEWLPWASAGTAAPAEPHTASTWPPGLPTLVVMAVLIFSGETYGYHVISTTDGYKNMNMCWLTSQLAHKVTLCYAGLILLFNMLMLVAVVAMLRRIQRQKGQARRDWATVLGLTCLLGTTWGLAFFSFGVFLIPQLYLFTILNSLQGLFICLWYLTTYRRSKSSSDSSTSR comes from the exons ATGACCACCCTGCTGCTGACCACCCTTgtcctctgctttgctgagtCTGTCTTGCCATGCCAAG ACATAGAGGATATACAGAACTTCACGCTCCACCTGGctgaggggctggagcagcacagcccccagTACAACCGGGACAG GTTAAATCAGCTTGAGCAGGTGCTAGCCTGCAGAAAACCTGGCAAGGAGGGATGGCACTTCAAGGCCAAACTGGTCGAGACCCATGTGTTTAGTATCACGGCAGACAGCTTCAAAGGTTTAAATCTCACCAGCAGTACG CAGGCACAGAAAAAGGGGCGAAGCATGGCACAGTTCGAGCACGCCATAAGATTCCCAGAGGAGCTCATGCGGGGCATCCGGGCACAGGAGGAGCAGACGCTCGTCTGCATTTACATCCACAGTTCTTACATCTTCCTG GATAAGCAGAACAGCTCTGTACTGAACAACCACATCCTGGGAGCCTTCCTGAAGAACAGGACCGTGACTGGGCTCAGGAGACCTGTGGAGATCCAGTTCTGGCACAACATGGTGCTG GATGCCTCCAATGCAACCTGTGTCTTCTGGGTGCCTGGAGCTG ACGCCGGCAGTGCAGGCAGCTGGAGTAGTGAGGGCTGCGAGACCCAGCACAAAGAGGGCACCGTTGTCTGCCTCTGCAACCACCTCACCTACTTTGCCGTCTTGATGGTCCACaacccttcttcccttcccGTCTTCCCCCTGCTTAGCTCTCCAGGCAGCTCAGTGGGGATGTGGGTGTGCGTGGGTGTGCGTGGGGGTGTAGAGGGTGCTATGAGGGGTGGTTTTTGCAAGaagattccccccccccccccattctcCCAGCTGGTGGGTGCTGTGTGGGACCTTCCTGTGGCTCACCCCATCCTTACCTCTCTTGGGCAGATCCAGGCACAAAACCTGAGCCAGCGTGAACTGGAGTCTCTCACCTACATCAGCACAGTGGGCTGCTCCATCTCAGCCACTGCCACCTTCTGcaccctcctgctctgctgcttcttcag GCGCTGGCCGCAGGACAACACGACCAGGATCCACATGAATCTCCTGGCTGCGCTGTTCCTGCTCAATGGCAGCTTCCTGCTGAGCAAGCCGCTGGCCACCAGCACCAAGGGGCCCTGCCGGGccgctgctgccctgctccatggaagcctcctctgctccctggcaTGGATGGGTGCCGAGGCCTTCCACCTCTACCTCCTCCTCGTCAAGGTCTACAACATCTACATTCAGCAATACCTCCTCAAGCTCTGCCTCTTTGCTTGGGGTGAGTGGCTCCCATGGGCTTCCGCTGGCACCGCTGCCCCAGCCGAGCCCCACACAGCCTCTACTTGGCCCCCAGGTCTGCCCACGCTGGTTGTGATGGCTGTTCTGATCTTCAGTGGAGAAACCTATGGGTACCATGTCATCAGCACCACTGACGGCTACAAGAATATGAACAT GTGCTGGCTCACCAGCCAGCTGGCCCACAAGGTCACCCTCTGCTATGCTGGCCTCATCCTGCTCTTCAACATGCTGATGCTGGTGGCCGTGGTAGCAATGCTGAGGAGGATCCAGCGCCAGAAGGGGCAGGCGAGAAGGGACTGGGCAACGGTGCTGGGGCTCACCTGCCTGCTGGGAACCACCTGGGGGCTGGCCTTCTTCAGCTTTGGCGTCTTTCTCATCCCCCAGCTCTACCTCTTCACTATCCTCAACTCCCTGCAAG GTCTCTTCATCTGCCTGTGGTACCTCACCACATACCGCCGCAGCAAGTCCAGCTCTGACAGCAGCACCTCCAGATAA
- the ADGRG5 gene encoding adhesion G-protein coupled receptor G5 isoform X4, with translation MTTLLLTTLVLCFAESVLPCQDIEDIQNFTLHLAEGLEQHSPQYNRDRLNQLEQVLACRKPGKEGWHFKAKLVETHVFSITADSFKGLNLTSSTQAQKKGRSMAQFEHAIRFPEELMRGIRAQEEQTLVCIYIHSSYIFLDKQNSSVLNNHILGAFLKNRTVTGLRRPVEIQFWHNMVLDASNATCVFWVPGADAGSAGSWSSEGCETQHKEGTVVCLCNHLTYFAVLMIQAQNLSQRELESLTYISTVGCSISATATFCTLLLCCFFRRWPQDNTTRIHMNLLAALFLLNGSFLLSKPLATSTKGPCRAAAALLHGSLLCSLAWMGAEAFHLYLLLVKVYNIYIQQYLLKLCLFAWGEWLPWASAGTAAPAEPHTASTWPPGLPTLVVMAVLIFSGETYGYHVISTTDGYKNMNMCWLTSQLAHKVTLCYAGLILLFNMLMLVAVVAMLRRIQRQKGQARRDWATVLGLTCLLGTTWGLAFFSFGVFLIPQLYLFTILNSLQGLFICLWYLTTYRRSKSSSDSSTSR, from the exons ATGACCACCCTGCTGCTGACCACCCTTgtcctctgctttgctgagtCTGTCTTGCCATGCCAAG ACATAGAGGATATACAGAACTTCACGCTCCACCTGGctgaggggctggagcagcacagcccccagTACAACCGGGACAG GTTAAATCAGCTTGAGCAGGTGCTAGCCTGCAGAAAACCTGGCAAGGAGGGATGGCACTTCAAGGCCAAACTGGTCGAGACCCATGTGTTTAGTATCACGGCAGACAGCTTCAAAGGTTTAAATCTCACCAGCAGTACG CAGGCACAGAAAAAGGGGCGAAGCATGGCACAGTTCGAGCACGCCATAAGATTCCCAGAGGAGCTCATGCGGGGCATCCGGGCACAGGAGGAGCAGACGCTCGTCTGCATTTACATCCACAGTTCTTACATCTTCCTG GATAAGCAGAACAGCTCTGTACTGAACAACCACATCCTGGGAGCCTTCCTGAAGAACAGGACCGTGACTGGGCTCAGGAGACCTGTGGAGATCCAGTTCTGGCACAACATGGTGCTG GATGCCTCCAATGCAACCTGTGTCTTCTGGGTGCCTGGAGCTG ACGCCGGCAGTGCAGGCAGCTGGAGTAGTGAGGGCTGCGAGACCCAGCACAAAGAGGGCACCGTTGTCTGCCTCTGCAACCACCTCACCTACTTTGCCGTCTTGATG ATCCAGGCACAAAACCTGAGCCAGCGTGAACTGGAGTCTCTCACCTACATCAGCACAGTGGGCTGCTCCATCTCAGCCACTGCCACCTTCTGcaccctcctgctctgctgcttcttcag GCGCTGGCCGCAGGACAACACGACCAGGATCCACATGAATCTCCTGGCTGCGCTGTTCCTGCTCAATGGCAGCTTCCTGCTGAGCAAGCCGCTGGCCACCAGCACCAAGGGGCCCTGCCGGGccgctgctgccctgctccatggaagcctcctctgctccctggcaTGGATGGGTGCCGAGGCCTTCCACCTCTACCTCCTCCTCGTCAAGGTCTACAACATCTACATTCAGCAATACCTCCTCAAGCTCTGCCTCTTTGCTTGGGGTGAGTGGCTCCCATGGGCTTCCGCTGGCACCGCTGCCCCAGCCGAGCCCCACACAGCCTCTACTTGGCCCCCAGGTCTGCCCACGCTGGTTGTGATGGCTGTTCTGATCTTCAGTGGAGAAACCTATGGGTACCATGTCATCAGCACCACTGACGGCTACAAGAATATGAACAT GTGCTGGCTCACCAGCCAGCTGGCCCACAAGGTCACCCTCTGCTATGCTGGCCTCATCCTGCTCTTCAACATGCTGATGCTGGTGGCCGTGGTAGCAATGCTGAGGAGGATCCAGCGCCAGAAGGGGCAGGCGAGAAGGGACTGGGCAACGGTGCTGGGGCTCACCTGCCTGCTGGGAACCACCTGGGGGCTGGCCTTCTTCAGCTTTGGCGTCTTTCTCATCCCCCAGCTCTACCTCTTCACTATCCTCAACTCCCTGCAAG GTCTCTTCATCTGCCTGTGGTACCTCACCACATACCGCCGCAGCAAGTCCAGCTCTGACAGCAGCACCTCCAGATAA